In the genome of Juglans microcarpa x Juglans regia isolate MS1-56 chromosome 6S, Jm3101_v1.0, whole genome shotgun sequence, the window TTCCAACAGATACCTGGAAGGAAGAATTGCTTGGGGAGAAAAAGCAGTGTATGCTGTTTCCCGCTCAGCTGCCAGACGTTGAGCCTTCTGAAATTCTTTCAGCACTGCTTGAAAGTCTTTTGCAAGTTTAGCATCGGCAACTTTTTTGCTGGCCTGGAATTAGATGGGAGCATTCAagatcattaatatatatataaaataaaataaaaaaaacaaaagaagacaaAAGAGAAGTATGAATGCATTCTAAAATGAAATTGCTTCTGATTTTAGCACCATACAAGTGTGCTTCTAATATCCATTCAACTTTCATACTCACGTAGGATTCTTATCCATAGCCTGCCCTAAAACTAACAGCCACCTAGATGTAAGCATATTCTCAACTAACCAGGTCTATGGAATTCCTAACAACCCATGAGATATTCAGTATAAAAAGTAGTGGCCTCACACTTCTTCAGTACACAACCATACAATCACAGGTAAACCAAAGGTAACTATAGTCACACTTGCATCTTAATCGCTTAAATGAAGGCAAATAAGGTTTCTTCATTATTTAGAATAAGCAGGCAGGAATGTGCTGGACAGAATGAGGAAGTAGGGGGGAAGGGGggatctgaattttttttataagtagaggTAGCTATTACAGACTACTTACGTTAACTTCTGCATGATGATCTATTTCACTTGCTTGTTTAAGTTTAGCTGAAGTATCCTTCACCAATTGCCCAATATGTAGCCTTGTCTTGTGCCTGTAAAATATGGATATGAGGACCACTAAGATGGAAATTCATCATTCCATGATTTTCTGGACAAAGACCAACCAACGATgatgaaaaattaaagaaaaacaactttcatAAGGAAACTGTGGCCCCAACATATATGTGTGAGGTATTTGTGTAGGTATGTATGCGTGTATATCATGAATAATCCAAAAATTACACAAGACATCTAGTCAGCACacttaatcaattttttttaaaagaaattgaagtCCTAACAGGacgaaataaagaaaagaaaaaggacagCACATAGCAAGTATATCATACACATAACTTCCACACCAAACACAGCACATTCCAAATGAGACAGCCATTTTATCCTTACttcgaaaaaataaattgaagtgaTAAACCGAACATTAGAACCTGCAAAGGAAGATAACTAGAGAGCATGCGATTAAGAAAACAAGAGGAGAAATACCATTAAGACTTGTCATCTTAATACCCAAGCATAACCTGATCTTCTTGCATGCCGGAAATATGGGTGGATTAGACAACTAAAAGCCCGTCTTTGTCTTAAAATGAGTATGCTGAGCCCTTTATTTTGAGCATAAGACAGCACATAGCAAAgaaccattttattattttacaatttccaaatacttataaaaaaacaactCCCAACTAATAGGAAGATCAGAGGAGGCTGAATAAGCTAACTGTGCGTTCACAATAACAAAGTATCCAAGTCACGGAGAAGTAGCCCCAGCATACATTACCTCTAAATTCCCATACTACAATGCAATCCTCACTACAAAGCTAACCAAAAGCAAGAAAGCAATACATTTACTTCCCAGATGACCCTCATCACCAGCACCTACGAAAAAACACTAAATCAGCATTGCCTTCAAAAGCAGAGCTTTATACGAAGTATCAACCGTAAACGCAATATATTGCGTCAACCGTAAACGCAATAGGTTTACTTCCCAAATTCTAATCCATGATTATGCATTCTGGGCCTTGAGATTAAAGATCtttttttatcttgttttaGCCGTTGCTTCCGCTAGATCGATGGGATCATATCCTGTTACAACCCAATTATTCAAATCCCAAATCAAGAATTCTCCCTCCAACATACTATTGAAGACCAAACTCGAActcaaaaaatcaattcaaccaaatcacgCAACTCCCACATGATTCAACCTACACATGCGAATAATACGCTATATATGTATGAAGTAATGCAAAAATAACCCTTGGATTTTTCCAAGCAAAATTCAGACACGGGAACCGAGAAAACGGGACTCACAGCTTCTCTCGCAGTTCGGGCGTGTCCTTTGGGGTGCCGAGCGTGTTGACGAGCCTCTGAAAGGTGGACACTGCGGTGTTGATCTGGAAGATCCCGGAGGCGACGGCTTGAGTGGAGTCCTGCTTGCCATTGATGCGATTGCGCCTCAAAGCCGAGGGGCGGCCCGCCTCGAGATCCCGGAAGCTCATTATCCACGTATTATCGAAAACCAAAGCCTAACTTTCTCGAGAAAAATAAGAGACAAAGTAAAATTTACCTGAGAAAAATGGCAGAAAGGTTAGTGTTTGGTTACAGTGATCCGGAAAACCCTGCCATGGTAAGGGGAGAGTCAAGTTTAAGGGAGCTGATAACACTGCGGAGAACGAGGAGACAAAAGGAATCGACGGTAATAAAGAGAGGCATCTAACAAATCATTGGGCAGTTGGGAGTTGCATTCCCTCGTGTTGGACTTCAAAGGTCTAGAATACGTTAGATATATAAAGTAtttcacaatatttattaaCAACATTTTTTAGTAGGatttagtgtattttcataatttcataatattcattgataatatttttaaaaaattatttattttcaaatggtTTCTTCTATCAAATACTTACATGACAACCACTTATgattattaagatataaaataaataataaaatctatatctttttattagtttaaatttttaagacaagtgatgatttcacataaTATCAAAGTAAAAGTCCTGAATTCAAACCTTCATTCTACACTCTAccacatttaattaaacatttcTCATGTTAGGTCACTCATTGAAGGAGAGTCTAACCCACACCTAAGGggagtgttaaaatataaaataaacaatcaaatcTACATATTCTCATCAGATTAAGTTTTTgaaataagtgatgattttacaatgaTACATCAAGAGTAACTAGAAATGACAGCGCCTAAGATGAATAAGAACATTTATCgcattttttcttaataattttacAACATTGAGTATTGccagatataattttaaaatatgcaaatctcacacatttaatttgaaaaaagtggagttttatcattaaaaaaatattttttttcatgtatgttctagatttatcttttttttttcttttttttttttttaaagtgaatgaTAATTGCATACTTTAaacttcaaatatcatttataggAAAAATTGTCAGTTCTCCACAGCACACCGCACACCGATGTACTTGACAAATCCAGTCAGGGAGCCATGCACGATTCAATGTAAGAACTCCCCTCTCCCTCCTCCTCTCCCTTCATCTCTTCTCAAATCTCTCTCAGTTTCAGAACGCCTTCAAGTTCTTCTCCCTCCGTCGCTTGTCTCTCTCCATTTCGTTGCTTCCCTCTACTCTCTCTCAGTTCATAAACCAACTTTCTTAGttcatttgacttttttttttcatgaagatGAAGGGAAGCCGAGGAAGaagtggaaagaaaaataggaaaagCACATGACAGCGATGAAATCTACTAGGACTTTCCCTTTGTGACTGGTGTTATGGtccaaaaggaaaaatctacttGAAAGTCGATTCCCCACAACAACATAAACCCTCACTCAACCTTCCTCTGTATTCCAACATAAACAAGAAGCACACaaccaagaaaaacataaaaagatctcaaaattaagaaagcaaaatgaatatatatatatatagagagagagagagagagtgagagagaataGCTAAGATACAAATTCATTAGAAATGGAAAGATATTTACCTGGAAAGCGAAATCAAATAGTGGGAAAGAAATAACATGAAAGTTTAGGTTgtggcatgagagagagagaagaagaagaacaagagaTGAGGAGGGGAAGGGGATTGCTCTTTCCTCGGTGGCCCCAAACAGTGGAGGGCGTCACAAACATGGGAGAGATTTGGGGTAGGAGAGAGCAAACTGATTGCTTGGGGTTGGGGGGAGCCGAAtttgaaatgagaaatgatGCTGTTGTTTCATATTTCAAAACGCGTGTTTTAGGTcgggaaaagaaaaatccaagttGGCAGGTGTGCCGGCATAAGGACTCCGAATATAAGAACACCTCTCTAAACATTATTGTCAAATAATACAAAAGGGACAATGCCCCCTAATTTATCTCCGTAACGTGTAACCACAATGTGGGGccacgtgatttattaaaagaattaaaaattaaaaatataaatataaaaggataaagataatttaagattttagtcttcatctttttaaatttttaaacgttattttattttgaatatatatattaatatttttaataagtcatGTGACACTACAACGTAATGTCACGTTGAGTAATATAGTAACATTTTCATACGAATGTTATGATAAGTTGGAATTAGAGCCCGGATacaaagaataattaaaatataagacAAATTGCCTATTAATCATGCAGTTGAGAAGTTTTCGAATAAGGACCAAAGGCAGGTCAAATAGTTAGAtaatataaagagaaatgatttatacgtgtttaaaatagataagtgtcatataagtttttgtaaaaaaataaattttactttaaaaaagtgtaaaaaaatattatttttattaataaaacccacttttttacaaatagcTTGGCTTGTACCATTACTCTAATACAAAACACCGTAGTTTATAGGATTTATCTTTCTACATGTAGTTGCTGTATTTTCACGTTTATAGGCTTTATTGTTCTTCAATAGCTTGGCTT includes:
- the LOC121237122 gene encoding syntaxin-22-like, encoding MSFRDLEAGRPSALRRNRINGKQDSTQAVASGIFQINTAVSTFQRLVNTLGTPKDTPELREKLHKTRLHIGQLVKDTSAKLKQASEIDHHAEVNASKKVADAKLAKDFQAVLKEFQKAQRLAAERETAYTAFSPQAILPSSYTASEIHANSDKSPEQRALLVESRRQEVLLLDNEIAFNEAVIEEREQGIQEIQNQIGEVNEIFKDLAVLVHEQGAMIDDIGSNIESSQAATSQGKSQLVKASKTQRSNSSLACLLLVIFGIVLLIVIIVLAA